In a single window of the Manis pentadactyla isolate mManPen7 chromosome 14, mManPen7.hap1, whole genome shotgun sequence genome:
- the TESC gene encoding calcineurin B homologous protein 3 isoform X4: MGAAQSTSEEVRELVGKTGFSSDQIEQLHRRFKQLSGDQPTIRKENFNHVPDLELNPIRSKIVRAFFDNRNLRKGSSGLADEINFEDFLTIMSYFQPIDTTMDEEQVQLCRKEKLRFLFHMYDSDSDGRITLEEYRNVVEELLSGNPHIEKESACSIADGAMMEAASVCVGQMIWQGIDIETKMHVRFLNMETMALCH, translated from the exons TCTCATCAGACCAGATCGAGCAGCTGCACCGCAGGTTTAAGCAGCTGAGTGGAGACCAGCCCACCATTCG CAAGGAGAACTTCAACCATGTCCCTGACCTGGAGCTCAACCCAATCCGATCCAAGATTGTCCGTGCCTTCTTCGACAACAG GAACTTGCGCAAGGGATCCAGTGGCCTGGCCGACGAGATCAACTTCGAGGACTTCCTGACCATCATGTCCTACTTCCAGCCCATCGACACCACCATGGACGAGGAGCAGGTGCAGCTGTGCCGGAAGGAGAAGCTGAGAT TTCTGTTCCACATGTACGACTCGGACAGCGATGGCCGCATCACCCTGGAAGAATACCGAAAT GTGGTTGAGGAGCTGCTGTCGGGAAACCCTCACATTGAGAAGGAATCTGCTTGTTCCATCGCCGACGGGGCCATGATGGAGGCAGCCAGCGTCTGCGTGGGGCAGATG ATCTGGCAGGGGATAGACATAGAGACCAAGATGCACGTCCGCTTCCTGAACATGGAAACCATGGCCCTTTGCCACTGA
- the TESC gene encoding calcineurin B homologous protein 3 isoform X3, protein MGAAQSTSEEVRELVGKTGFSSDQIEQLHRRFKQLSGDQPTIRKENFNHVPDLELNPIRSKIVRAFFDNRWALVPEPAQWQELAQGIQWPGRRDQLRGLPDHHVLLPAHRHHHGRGAGAAVPEGEAEISVPHVRLGQRWPHHPGRIPKCKVVEELLSGNPHIEKESACSIADGAMMEAASVCVGQMIWQGIDIETKMHVRFLNMETMALCH, encoded by the exons TCTCATCAGACCAGATCGAGCAGCTGCACCGCAGGTTTAAGCAGCTGAGTGGAGACCAGCCCACCATTCG CAAGGAGAACTTCAACCATGTCCCTGACCTGGAGCTCAACCCAATCCGATCCAAGATTGTCCGTGCCTTCTTCGACAACAGGTGGGCCCTTGTCCCTGAACCAGCGCAATGGCAG GAACTTGCGCAAGGGATCCAGTGGCCTGGCCGACGAGATCAACTTCGAGGACTTCCTGACCATCATGTCCTACTTCCAGCCCATCGACACCACCATGGACGAGGAGCAGGTGCAGCTGTGCCGGAAGGAGAAGCTGAGAT TTCTGTTCCACATGTACGACTCGGACAGCGATGGCCGCATCACCCTGGAAGAATACCGAAATGTAAA GTGGTTGAGGAGCTGCTGTCGGGAAACCCTCACATTGAGAAGGAATCTGCTTGTTCCATCGCCGACGGGGCCATGATGGAGGCAGCCAGCGTCTGCGTGGGGCAGATG ATCTGGCAGGGGATAGACATAGAGACCAAGATGCACGTCCGCTTCCTGAACATGGAAACCATGGCCCTTTGCCACTGA
- the TESC gene encoding calcineurin B homologous protein 3 isoform X2, whose amino-acid sequence MGAAQSTSEEVRELVGKTGFSSDQIEQLHRRFKQLSGDQPTIRKENFNHVPDLELNPIRSKIVRAFFDNRNLRKGSSGLADEINFEDFLTIMSYFQPIDTTMDEEQVQLCRKEKLRFLFHMYDSDSDGRITLEEYRNVVEELLSGNPHIEKESACSIADGAMMEAASVCVGQMEPDQVYEGITFDDFLKIWQGIDIETKMHVRFLNMETMALCH is encoded by the exons TCTCATCAGACCAGATCGAGCAGCTGCACCGCAGGTTTAAGCAGCTGAGTGGAGACCAGCCCACCATTCG CAAGGAGAACTTCAACCATGTCCCTGACCTGGAGCTCAACCCAATCCGATCCAAGATTGTCCGTGCCTTCTTCGACAACAG GAACTTGCGCAAGGGATCCAGTGGCCTGGCCGACGAGATCAACTTCGAGGACTTCCTGACCATCATGTCCTACTTCCAGCCCATCGACACCACCATGGACGAGGAGCAGGTGCAGCTGTGCCGGAAGGAGAAGCTGAGAT TTCTGTTCCACATGTACGACTCGGACAGCGATGGCCGCATCACCCTGGAAGAATACCGAAAT GTGGTTGAGGAGCTGCTGTCGGGAAACCCTCACATTGAGAAGGAATCTGCTTGTTCCATCGCCGACGGGGCCATGATGGAGGCAGCCAGCGTCTGCGTGGGGCAGATG GAGCCCGATCAGGTGTACGAGGGGATCACCTTCGATGACTTCCTGAAG ATCTGGCAGGGGATAGACATAGAGACCAAGATGCACGTCCGCTTCCTGAACATGGAAACCATGGCCCTTTGCCACTGA
- the TESC gene encoding calcineurin B homologous protein 3 isoform X1, which yields MGAAQSTSEEVRELVGKTGFSSDQIEQLHRRFKQLSGDQPTIRKENFNHVPDLELNPIRSKIVRAFFDNRWALVPEPAQWQELAQGIQWPGRRDQLRGLPDHHVLLPAHRHHHGRGAGAAVPEGEAEISVPHVRLGQRWPHHPGRIPKCKVVEELLSGNPHIEKESACSIADGAMMEAASVCVGQMEPDQVYEGITFDDFLKIWQGIDIETKMHVRFLNMETMALCH from the exons TCTCATCAGACCAGATCGAGCAGCTGCACCGCAGGTTTAAGCAGCTGAGTGGAGACCAGCCCACCATTCG CAAGGAGAACTTCAACCATGTCCCTGACCTGGAGCTCAACCCAATCCGATCCAAGATTGTCCGTGCCTTCTTCGACAACAGGTGGGCCCTTGTCCCTGAACCAGCGCAATGGCAG GAACTTGCGCAAGGGATCCAGTGGCCTGGCCGACGAGATCAACTTCGAGGACTTCCTGACCATCATGTCCTACTTCCAGCCCATCGACACCACCATGGACGAGGAGCAGGTGCAGCTGTGCCGGAAGGAGAAGCTGAGAT TTCTGTTCCACATGTACGACTCGGACAGCGATGGCCGCATCACCCTGGAAGAATACCGAAATGTAAA GTGGTTGAGGAGCTGCTGTCGGGAAACCCTCACATTGAGAAGGAATCTGCTTGTTCCATCGCCGACGGGGCCATGATGGAGGCAGCCAGCGTCTGCGTGGGGCAGATG GAGCCCGATCAGGTGTACGAGGGGATCACCTTCGATGACTTCCTGAAG ATCTGGCAGGGGATAGACATAGAGACCAAGATGCACGTCCGCTTCCTGAACATGGAAACCATGGCCCTTTGCCACTGA